In the Caenorhabditis elegans chromosome X genome, one interval contains:
- the K06A9.2 gene encoding F-box domain-containing protein (Confirmed by transcript evidence): MLLHLNELVLDYIGKQLNAKDLLRLSMANKALRGFFDNECYWQKLMFKRWWVDRKFFRYQDDYLFILNNLPDRLQETTNFDRKNVRFVSYSHDGAVMAVFANGCTLWVYREDQDMLNCELHEERGWDKILSVEFSPDDSHLLVTGSRDQFRALTRDHEVLVFKIGEDSASLRSFIDIDRNMLATWFDNSHFLYMQSGGERDRMRIFMSSVNFSDEIIVYPILSFDTKIVKILVAQHVSPRTRRITQIADQAQEEGKTLTQKLIDIGLESGVDVTNMSELRAILDQETQCMPCYRLHSHHDAIPTSRCTCECHHNTDKLLIFHGSDERVHVKVITETLLEKAREANRRRGDPEGSPDRNRLYFPLNHCTVFDTVDHVFRTGASLVDSSMCLTPDNKYLYVTGTTKRSVDGEIVFEVKPICLDLDTMVLKNQPDFTNIPWVDCDYEVRVTANNDFVAIFSGHDVAIWSSYHRGHIAAALHFDGPVSCVALHPYQNSMCVTNEKLVHFYHSPVMAQEEE, encoded by the exons atgttgctccATTTGAATGAGCTCGTGCTGGATTATATCGGAAAGCAGCTCAATGCGAAG GACCTTCTCCGGCTCTCCATGGCTAATAAAGCTCTGCGGGGGTTTTTCGATAATGAGTGTTACTGGCAGAAATTGATGTTTAAGCGGTGGTGGGTGGATCGGAAATTT TTCCGCTACCAAGACGACTACCTCTTCATCCTGAACAATTTACCCGACCGTCTCCAGGAAACCACAAACTTTGACAGGAAAAACGTGCGATTCGTTTCATATTCCCACGATGGAGCTGTGATGGCAGTCTTTGCCAATGGGTGTACTCTTTGG GTTTATCGAGAAGATCAGGACATGCTAAACTGCGAACTTCACGAGGAACGCGGCTGGGACAAAATCCTGTCCGTCGAGTTCTCGCCAGACGATTCTCACCTACTCGTAACAGGCTCTAGAGATCAGTTTAGAGCCTTGACGAGAGACCACGAGGTTCTAGTCTTTAAAATTGGAG aagattctGCTTCCCTAAGATCTTTCATTGATATCGATCGGAACATGTTGGCTACTTGGTTTGACAACTCTCATTTTCTCTACATGCAAAGTGGCGGAGA aagagACCGAATGCGGATCTTCATGAGTTCTGTGAACTTTTCCGATGAGATCATCGTCTACCCAATCCTGAGTTTCGACacgaaaattgtaaaaatccTTGTCGCTCAGCACGTCTCTCCTCGGACTCGGAGAATCACACAGATTGCTGACCAGGCACAGGAGGAGGGGAAG ACTCTCACCCAAAAATTAATCGACATCGGTCTAGAATCAGGAGTTGACGTCACAAATATGAGTGAGCTAAGAGCAATTTTAGACCAAGAAACCCAATGTATGCCGTGCTACCGACTGCATTCTCATCACGACGCAATTCCAACGTCCAGGTGTACTTGTGAGTGCCATCACAATACCGATAAGCTGCTCATTTTTCATGGAAGTGATGAGAGGGTGCACGTCAAGGTGATCACGGAGACGTTGTTGGAGAAGGCGAGGGAGGCGAATCGGAGACGAGG AGACCCCGAAGGATCCCCGGACCGTAATCGCCTCTACTTTCCTCTCAACCACTGCACAGTCTTCGACACCGTGGACCACGTGTTCAGAACCGGCGCATCGCTTGTGGACAGCTCCATGTGCTTGACACCCGACAACAAGTACCTCTACGTCACTGGGACAACAAAGCGTTCGGTTGATGGGGAGATTGTATTCGAA GTGAAGCCGATCTGCCTGGATTTGGATACGATGGTGCTGAAGAATCAGCCGGATTTCACAAATATTCCCTGGGTTGATTGTGACTATGAAGTCAGAGTTACTGCGAATAATGATTTTGTGGCAAT ATTCTCCGGTCATGACGTCGCCATCTGGTCTTCCTACCACCGCGGCCACATAGCCGCTGCCTTACACTTCGACGGCCCCGTCTCCTGCGTCGCACTCCATCCCTACCAAAATTCCATGTGCGTCACAAATGAGAAGCTCGTCCACTTCTACCATAGTCCCGTCATGGCTCAAGAAGAGGAATAG